The following proteins are encoded in a genomic region of Ailuropoda melanoleuca isolate Jingjing chromosome 10, ASM200744v2, whole genome shotgun sequence:
- the PLA2G10 gene encoding group 10 secretory phospholipase A2 has product MNRAPLSQVYSSTDPRPPSVILRSSQSDTSGARFSLQPRARIAPSEGPGCGASQRSHHVHRRGLLELAGTLSCVGTRTPLAYVRYGCYCGLGGHGQPRDAIDWCCQRHDCCYTHAEKAGCSPKVERYSWQCNNQNIVCGPTKNKCQELLCKCDKEIAYCLAQTKYNLKYLFYPRFLCGRSSPKCD; this is encoded by the exons ATGAACAGAGCACCTTTGTCGCAGGTTTACTCCTCGACCGACCCGCGCCCTCCCTCCGTCATTCTCCGCAGTTCCCAGTCCGACACATCTGGAGCCCGATTCTCCCTCCAGCCCCGCGCGCGCATTGCCCCTTCGGAGGGGCCCGGCTGCGGAG CTTCCCAGAGGTCACATCATGTGCACCGGCGTGGGCTTCTAGAACTGGCAGGGACCTTGAGCTGTGTTGGCACCCGCACTCCCCTGGCCTACGTAAGGTATGGCTGCTATTGTGGCCTGGGTGGCCATGGCCAGCCCCGTGACGCCATCGACTG GTGCTGTCAGCGGCACGACTGCTGCTACACCCATGCTGAGAAGGCTGGCTGCTCACCCAAGGTAGAGCGCTACTCCTGGCAGTGTAACAATCAGAACATCGTGTGCG GACCAACGAAGAACAAATGCCAGGAGCTCTTGTGCAAGTGTGACAAGGAGATTGCTTACTGCTTAGCCCAGACTAAATACAACTTAAAGTACTTATTCTACCCCCGTTTCTTATGCGGAAGGAGCTCACCCAAGTGTGACTGA